One genomic window of Elaeis guineensis isolate ETL-2024a chromosome 2, EG11, whole genome shotgun sequence includes the following:
- the LOC105056059 gene encoding protein FAR1-RELATED SEQUENCE 5 isoform X3 → MGVAEHADVPPNPGWIPHLDMQFDNEDAAYAFYNSYAACVGFSVRKSKMWTTSKDVLAARTLVCSKQGFRQKKKGFEPKKPRPATRTGCSACMTIKITPSGRYRVTEFVPDHNHLLANPSTARLLRSHRAKVKERIAGDSGMPPDSSDKHQLKRRKAMPVGDAGAVLEYLQRMQVENPSFFYAVRVDGNDSIANFFWADAKSVMDYQYFGDVVCFDMTYKACDCGRPFALFVGVNNHKQMIIFGSALLYDESVESLRWLLDTFKDAMRGKQPKTVLTDQCMEITDALVAAWPRTTHRICVWHVYQNAMMHLNQVFEGSKTFAHDFGQCIFDCEEEEEFVYAWRAMIDKYDLDDNEWLAKLYEDRLTWALPYGKQVFCADIKSSLQKENLISLLKKHLSPQQELLPFFEHYDTLLNERRCLELQADAHAGQNILKVPPLRMLKQAANVYTPAVFKLFQNEFEMYMDCMVYHCGDAGTISDYKVIVDEKSREHFVRYDSSDSSIFCSCKKFESAGIQCRHVFKVLDYRNIKELPPRYILKRWRKDAKLGAVTDHHEYPSADSSKSLIANRDNDLCCIFSTLAARAAKTVESFTFIESQSELLLEQVEHILQTRTFEIPQLTIASSIQPRNLIESVVESLNHDNNTDTNVIISAANGILGF, encoded by the exons ATGGGAGTCGCAGAGCACGCCGATGTGCCTCCAAATCCAGGATGGATTCCGCATCTGGATATGCAGTTCGATAATGAAGACGCGGCGTATGCTTTCTACAATTCGTATGCTGCTTGTGTCGGATTCAGCGTCCGGAAATCGAAAATGTGGACGACTTCCAAGGATGTTCTTGCTGCCAGGACGTTGGTGTGCTCCAAGCAGGGCTTCCGCCAGAAGAAGAAGGGGTTCGAGCCGAAGAAGCCTCGGCCAGCGACGAGGACGGGTTGTTCTGCGTGCATGACCATCAAGATTACTCCTAGTGGTAGATATCGTGTGACCGAATTCGTGCCGGATCATAACCACCTGCTCGCGAACCCGTCGACCGCTCGCTTGCTCAGATCCCACCGGGCAAAGGTCAAGGAAAGAATTGCGGGTGATTCAGGGATGCCACCAGATTCCAGTGATAAACACCAGTTGAAGCGTAGGAAGGCAATGCCGGTGGGTGATGCAGGTGCCGTGCTGGAATACCTTCAAAGGATGCAAGTTGAGAATCCGTCGTTCTTTTATGCTGTCCGAGTTGATGGGAATGATAGCATTGCTAACTTCTTTTGGGCGGACGCAAAGTCCGTAATGGACTATCAGTACTTTGGCGATGTGGTATGCTTCGACATGACTTATAAAGCATGTGATTGTGGAAGGCCATTTGCATTATTTGTCGGTGTAAATAATCACAAGCAAATGATTATCTTTGGTTCTGCATTGCTTTATGACGAAAGTGTTGAATCTTTGCGGTGGCTGTTGGATACCTTCAAGGATGCCATGCGCGGTAAACAACCAAAGACGGTTCTAACAGATCAATGCATGGAAATAACTGATGCATTGGTTGCAGCCTGGCCGCGTACCACTCATCGAATATGTGTGTGGCATGTGTACCAAAATGCGATGATGCACCTAAACCAAGTCTTCGAAGGTTCCAAAACTTTTGCACATGACTTTGGTCAATGTATCTTCGATTGTGAAGAGGAAGAGGAGTTTGTATATGCATGGAGAGCAATGATAGACAAATATGATCTCGATGATAATGAATGGTTGGCAAAGCTATATGAAGATAGGCTTACGTGGGCTTTACCTTATGGAAAACAAGTATTTTGCGCAGACATCAAAAGCAGTCTACAAAAAGAAAACCTGATCAGCCTGCTCAAGAAACATTTGAGCCCACAACAAGAACTTTTGCCTTTTTTTGAGCATTATGACACATTATTGAATGAGAGAAGGTGCTTAGAGTTACAAGCTGATGCACATGCTGGTCAAAATATCTTGAAAGTACCCCCTTTGCGTATGTTGAAGCAAGCTGCAAATGTGTACACACCTGCAGTTTTTAAACTGTTTCAAAATGAGTTTGAGATGTACATGGACTGCATGGTATACCACTGTGGGGATGCTGGGACAATATCAGATTATAAGGTGATTGTTGATGAAAAATCTAGAGAGCATTTTGTTAGATATGACTCATCAGACAGTTCAATTTTTTGTAGTTGTAAAAAATTTGAATCTGCAGGAATTCAGTGCCGTCATGTGTTTAAAGTACTTGACTATAGAAATATCAAAGAACTTCCACCAAGATACATCTTGAAACGGTGGAGAAAAGATGCTAAGCTGGGAGCTGTAACAGACCATCACGAGTATCCGTCTGCTGACAGTTCAAAGTCACTTATAGCAAATCGTGATAACGATTTGTGCTGCATTTTCAGTACACTTGCAGCAAGGGCTGCAAAGACAGTGGAATCATTTACATTTATTGAAAGCCAATCAGAGTTGCTTTTGGAACAAGTAGAGCATATTTTGCAAACGAGAACCTTTGAGATACCGCAATTGACTATTGCCTCAAGCATACAACCACGGAATCTGATTGAAAGTGTAGTTGAAAGTCTAAATCATGATAATAACACGGACACAAATGTTATCATTAGTGCAGCAAATG GTATCTTGGGTTTCTGA
- the LOC105056059 gene encoding protein FAR1-RELATED SEQUENCE 5 isoform X1, whose amino-acid sequence MEERMGPAKCESEAETPTHYPTHSLLARNRSASSLHQTLASLLPVSHLSAPPSLSRFLACPSPRGISAVFPSLSFSINQQAMGVAEHADVPPNPGWIPHLDMQFDNEDAAYAFYNSYAACVGFSVRKSKMWTTSKDVLAARTLVCSKQGFRQKKKGFEPKKPRPATRTGCSACMTIKITPSGRYRVTEFVPDHNHLLANPSTARLLRSHRAKVKERIAGDSGMPPDSSDKHQLKRRKAMPVGDAGAVLEYLQRMQVENPSFFYAVRVDGNDSIANFFWADAKSVMDYQYFGDVVCFDMTYKACDCGRPFALFVGVNNHKQMIIFGSALLYDESVESLRWLLDTFKDAMRGKQPKTVLTDQCMEITDALVAAWPRTTHRICVWHVYQNAMMHLNQVFEGSKTFAHDFGQCIFDCEEEEEFVYAWRAMIDKYDLDDNEWLAKLYEDRLTWALPYGKQVFCADIKSSLQKENLISLLKKHLSPQQELLPFFEHYDTLLNERRCLELQADAHAGQNILKVPPLRMLKQAANVYTPAVFKLFQNEFEMYMDCMVYHCGDAGTISDYKVIVDEKSREHFVRYDSSDSSIFCSCKKFESAGIQCRHVFKVLDYRNIKELPPRYILKRWRKDAKLGAVTDHHEYPSADSSKSLIANRDNDLCCIFSTLAARAAKTVESFTFIESQSELLLEQVEHILQTRTFEIPQLTIASSIQPRNLIESVVESLNHDNNTDTNVIISAANGILGF is encoded by the exons ATGGAGGAGAGAATGGGACCCGCCAAATGTGAATCCGAGGCCGAGACACCCACCCACTATCCTACACACTCTCTCCTCGCACGGAACCGCTCTGCCTCATCCCTCCACCAAACCCTAGCCTCGCTTCTTCCCGTCTCCCACCTCTCAGCCCCCCCATCTCTCTCTCGATTTCTTGCCTGCCCATCTCCAAGAGGAATTAGTGCGGTGTTCCCCTCCCTGTCATTCTCGATCAATCAG CAGGCAATGGGAGTCGCAGAGCACGCCGATGTGCCTCCAAATCCAGGATGGATTCCGCATCTGGATATGCAGTTCGATAATGAAGACGCGGCGTATGCTTTCTACAATTCGTATGCTGCTTGTGTCGGATTCAGCGTCCGGAAATCGAAAATGTGGACGACTTCCAAGGATGTTCTTGCTGCCAGGACGTTGGTGTGCTCCAAGCAGGGCTTCCGCCAGAAGAAGAAGGGGTTCGAGCCGAAGAAGCCTCGGCCAGCGACGAGGACGGGTTGTTCTGCGTGCATGACCATCAAGATTACTCCTAGTGGTAGATATCGTGTGACCGAATTCGTGCCGGATCATAACCACCTGCTCGCGAACCCGTCGACCGCTCGCTTGCTCAGATCCCACCGGGCAAAGGTCAAGGAAAGAATTGCGGGTGATTCAGGGATGCCACCAGATTCCAGTGATAAACACCAGTTGAAGCGTAGGAAGGCAATGCCGGTGGGTGATGCAGGTGCCGTGCTGGAATACCTTCAAAGGATGCAAGTTGAGAATCCGTCGTTCTTTTATGCTGTCCGAGTTGATGGGAATGATAGCATTGCTAACTTCTTTTGGGCGGACGCAAAGTCCGTAATGGACTATCAGTACTTTGGCGATGTGGTATGCTTCGACATGACTTATAAAGCATGTGATTGTGGAAGGCCATTTGCATTATTTGTCGGTGTAAATAATCACAAGCAAATGATTATCTTTGGTTCTGCATTGCTTTATGACGAAAGTGTTGAATCTTTGCGGTGGCTGTTGGATACCTTCAAGGATGCCATGCGCGGTAAACAACCAAAGACGGTTCTAACAGATCAATGCATGGAAATAACTGATGCATTGGTTGCAGCCTGGCCGCGTACCACTCATCGAATATGTGTGTGGCATGTGTACCAAAATGCGATGATGCACCTAAACCAAGTCTTCGAAGGTTCCAAAACTTTTGCACATGACTTTGGTCAATGTATCTTCGATTGTGAAGAGGAAGAGGAGTTTGTATATGCATGGAGAGCAATGATAGACAAATATGATCTCGATGATAATGAATGGTTGGCAAAGCTATATGAAGATAGGCTTACGTGGGCTTTACCTTATGGAAAACAAGTATTTTGCGCAGACATCAAAAGCAGTCTACAAAAAGAAAACCTGATCAGCCTGCTCAAGAAACATTTGAGCCCACAACAAGAACTTTTGCCTTTTTTTGAGCATTATGACACATTATTGAATGAGAGAAGGTGCTTAGAGTTACAAGCTGATGCACATGCTGGTCAAAATATCTTGAAAGTACCCCCTTTGCGTATGTTGAAGCAAGCTGCAAATGTGTACACACCTGCAGTTTTTAAACTGTTTCAAAATGAGTTTGAGATGTACATGGACTGCATGGTATACCACTGTGGGGATGCTGGGACAATATCAGATTATAAGGTGATTGTTGATGAAAAATCTAGAGAGCATTTTGTTAGATATGACTCATCAGACAGTTCAATTTTTTGTAGTTGTAAAAAATTTGAATCTGCAGGAATTCAGTGCCGTCATGTGTTTAAAGTACTTGACTATAGAAATATCAAAGAACTTCCACCAAGATACATCTTGAAACGGTGGAGAAAAGATGCTAAGCTGGGAGCTGTAACAGACCATCACGAGTATCCGTCTGCTGACAGTTCAAAGTCACTTATAGCAAATCGTGATAACGATTTGTGCTGCATTTTCAGTACACTTGCAGCAAGGGCTGCAAAGACAGTGGAATCATTTACATTTATTGAAAGCCAATCAGAGTTGCTTTTGGAACAAGTAGAGCATATTTTGCAAACGAGAACCTTTGAGATACCGCAATTGACTATTGCCTCAAGCATACAACCACGGAATCTGATTGAAAGTGTAGTTGAAAGTCTAAATCATGATAATAACACGGACACAAATGTTATCATTAGTGCAGCAAATG GTATCTTGGGTTTCTGA
- the LOC105056059 gene encoding protein FAR1-RELATED SEQUENCE 5 isoform X2 yields MEERMGPAKCESEAETPTHYPTHSLLARNRSASSLHQTLASLLPVSHLSAPPSLSRFLACPSPRGISAVFPSLSFSINQAMGVAEHADVPPNPGWIPHLDMQFDNEDAAYAFYNSYAACVGFSVRKSKMWTTSKDVLAARTLVCSKQGFRQKKKGFEPKKPRPATRTGCSACMTIKITPSGRYRVTEFVPDHNHLLANPSTARLLRSHRAKVKERIAGDSGMPPDSSDKHQLKRRKAMPVGDAGAVLEYLQRMQVENPSFFYAVRVDGNDSIANFFWADAKSVMDYQYFGDVVCFDMTYKACDCGRPFALFVGVNNHKQMIIFGSALLYDESVESLRWLLDTFKDAMRGKQPKTVLTDQCMEITDALVAAWPRTTHRICVWHVYQNAMMHLNQVFEGSKTFAHDFGQCIFDCEEEEEFVYAWRAMIDKYDLDDNEWLAKLYEDRLTWALPYGKQVFCADIKSSLQKENLISLLKKHLSPQQELLPFFEHYDTLLNERRCLELQADAHAGQNILKVPPLRMLKQAANVYTPAVFKLFQNEFEMYMDCMVYHCGDAGTISDYKVIVDEKSREHFVRYDSSDSSIFCSCKKFESAGIQCRHVFKVLDYRNIKELPPRYILKRWRKDAKLGAVTDHHEYPSADSSKSLIANRDNDLCCIFSTLAARAAKTVESFTFIESQSELLLEQVEHILQTRTFEIPQLTIASSIQPRNLIESVVESLNHDNNTDTNVIISAANGILGF; encoded by the exons ATGGAGGAGAGAATGGGACCCGCCAAATGTGAATCCGAGGCCGAGACACCCACCCACTATCCTACACACTCTCTCCTCGCACGGAACCGCTCTGCCTCATCCCTCCACCAAACCCTAGCCTCGCTTCTTCCCGTCTCCCACCTCTCAGCCCCCCCATCTCTCTCTCGATTTCTTGCCTGCCCATCTCCAAGAGGAATTAGTGCGGTGTTCCCCTCCCTGTCATTCTCGATCAATCAG GCAATGGGAGTCGCAGAGCACGCCGATGTGCCTCCAAATCCAGGATGGATTCCGCATCTGGATATGCAGTTCGATAATGAAGACGCGGCGTATGCTTTCTACAATTCGTATGCTGCTTGTGTCGGATTCAGCGTCCGGAAATCGAAAATGTGGACGACTTCCAAGGATGTTCTTGCTGCCAGGACGTTGGTGTGCTCCAAGCAGGGCTTCCGCCAGAAGAAGAAGGGGTTCGAGCCGAAGAAGCCTCGGCCAGCGACGAGGACGGGTTGTTCTGCGTGCATGACCATCAAGATTACTCCTAGTGGTAGATATCGTGTGACCGAATTCGTGCCGGATCATAACCACCTGCTCGCGAACCCGTCGACCGCTCGCTTGCTCAGATCCCACCGGGCAAAGGTCAAGGAAAGAATTGCGGGTGATTCAGGGATGCCACCAGATTCCAGTGATAAACACCAGTTGAAGCGTAGGAAGGCAATGCCGGTGGGTGATGCAGGTGCCGTGCTGGAATACCTTCAAAGGATGCAAGTTGAGAATCCGTCGTTCTTTTATGCTGTCCGAGTTGATGGGAATGATAGCATTGCTAACTTCTTTTGGGCGGACGCAAAGTCCGTAATGGACTATCAGTACTTTGGCGATGTGGTATGCTTCGACATGACTTATAAAGCATGTGATTGTGGAAGGCCATTTGCATTATTTGTCGGTGTAAATAATCACAAGCAAATGATTATCTTTGGTTCTGCATTGCTTTATGACGAAAGTGTTGAATCTTTGCGGTGGCTGTTGGATACCTTCAAGGATGCCATGCGCGGTAAACAACCAAAGACGGTTCTAACAGATCAATGCATGGAAATAACTGATGCATTGGTTGCAGCCTGGCCGCGTACCACTCATCGAATATGTGTGTGGCATGTGTACCAAAATGCGATGATGCACCTAAACCAAGTCTTCGAAGGTTCCAAAACTTTTGCACATGACTTTGGTCAATGTATCTTCGATTGTGAAGAGGAAGAGGAGTTTGTATATGCATGGAGAGCAATGATAGACAAATATGATCTCGATGATAATGAATGGTTGGCAAAGCTATATGAAGATAGGCTTACGTGGGCTTTACCTTATGGAAAACAAGTATTTTGCGCAGACATCAAAAGCAGTCTACAAAAAGAAAACCTGATCAGCCTGCTCAAGAAACATTTGAGCCCACAACAAGAACTTTTGCCTTTTTTTGAGCATTATGACACATTATTGAATGAGAGAAGGTGCTTAGAGTTACAAGCTGATGCACATGCTGGTCAAAATATCTTGAAAGTACCCCCTTTGCGTATGTTGAAGCAAGCTGCAAATGTGTACACACCTGCAGTTTTTAAACTGTTTCAAAATGAGTTTGAGATGTACATGGACTGCATGGTATACCACTGTGGGGATGCTGGGACAATATCAGATTATAAGGTGATTGTTGATGAAAAATCTAGAGAGCATTTTGTTAGATATGACTCATCAGACAGTTCAATTTTTTGTAGTTGTAAAAAATTTGAATCTGCAGGAATTCAGTGCCGTCATGTGTTTAAAGTACTTGACTATAGAAATATCAAAGAACTTCCACCAAGATACATCTTGAAACGGTGGAGAAAAGATGCTAAGCTGGGAGCTGTAACAGACCATCACGAGTATCCGTCTGCTGACAGTTCAAAGTCACTTATAGCAAATCGTGATAACGATTTGTGCTGCATTTTCAGTACACTTGCAGCAAGGGCTGCAAAGACAGTGGAATCATTTACATTTATTGAAAGCCAATCAGAGTTGCTTTTGGAACAAGTAGAGCATATTTTGCAAACGAGAACCTTTGAGATACCGCAATTGACTATTGCCTCAAGCATACAACCACGGAATCTGATTGAAAGTGTAGTTGAAAGTCTAAATCATGATAATAACACGGACACAAATGTTATCATTAGTGCAGCAAATG GTATCTTGGGTTTCTGA